From the genome of Pelobates fuscus isolate aPelFus1 chromosome 6, aPelFus1.pri, whole genome shotgun sequence, one region includes:
- the EIF4E gene encoding eukaryotic translation initiation factor 4E isoform X1, with product MATVEPETTANTETTEEEKTTGQELVNPEHYIKHPLQNRWALWFFKNDKSKTWQANLRLISKFDTVEDFWALYNHIQLSSNLMSGCDYSLFKDGIEPMWEDEKNKRGGRWLITLTKQQRRNDLDRFWLETLMCLIGESFDEHSEDICGAVVNVRAKGDKIAIWTTECENRDAVTHIGRVYKERLGLPPKVVLGYQSHADTATKSGSTTKNRFVV from the exons GAAACCACTGCTAATACTGAAACTACAGAAGAGGAGAAAACGACTGGCCAGGAGCTTGTAAACCCTGAGCACTACATTAAACATCCACTACAAAACAG ATGGGCCCTTTGGTTCTTTAAAAATGACAAAAGCAAAACTTGGCAGGCTAACCTTCGCCTAATTTCAAAGTTTGACACTGTTGAAGATTTTTGGGC CCTATATAATCATATCCAGTTGTCTAGTAACCTAATGTCCGGCTGCGACTATTCTCTCTTTAAG GATGGTATTGAACCCATGTGGGAAGATGAAAAGAATAAACGTGGAGGAAGATGGCTAATTACCCTTACCAAACAGCAAAGAAGAAATGACTTGGATCGTTTTTGGTTAGAAACG ctcaTGTGCCTTATCGGAGAATCCTTTGATGAACACAGTGAAGATATTTGTGGAGCTGTTGTAAATGTTAGAGCAAAAGGAGATAAAATAGCAATCTGGACTACTGAATGTGAAAACAGGGATGCTGTTACACATATAGG gAGGGTTTACAAGGAAAGATTAGGACTTCCTCCCAAAGTAGTCCTTGGTTATCAGTCCCATGCAGACACAGCTACTAAAAGCGGCTCCACCACTAAAAACAGATTTGTTGTTTGA
- the EIF4E gene encoding eukaryotic translation initiation factor 4E isoform X2, with the protein MNDLDNETTANTETTEEEKTTGQELVNPEHYIKHPLQNRWALWFFKNDKSKTWQANLRLISKFDTVEDFWALYNHIQLSSNLMSGCDYSLFKDGIEPMWEDEKNKRGGRWLITLTKQQRRNDLDRFWLETLMCLIGESFDEHSEDICGAVVNVRAKGDKIAIWTTECENRDAVTHIGRVYKERLGLPPKVVLGYQSHADTATKSGSTTKNRFVV; encoded by the exons GAAACCACTGCTAATACTGAAACTACAGAAGAGGAGAAAACGACTGGCCAGGAGCTTGTAAACCCTGAGCACTACATTAAACATCCACTACAAAACAG ATGGGCCCTTTGGTTCTTTAAAAATGACAAAAGCAAAACTTGGCAGGCTAACCTTCGCCTAATTTCAAAGTTTGACACTGTTGAAGATTTTTGGGC CCTATATAATCATATCCAGTTGTCTAGTAACCTAATGTCCGGCTGCGACTATTCTCTCTTTAAG GATGGTATTGAACCCATGTGGGAAGATGAAAAGAATAAACGTGGAGGAAGATGGCTAATTACCCTTACCAAACAGCAAAGAAGAAATGACTTGGATCGTTTTTGGTTAGAAACG ctcaTGTGCCTTATCGGAGAATCCTTTGATGAACACAGTGAAGATATTTGTGGAGCTGTTGTAAATGTTAGAGCAAAAGGAGATAAAATAGCAATCTGGACTACTGAATGTGAAAACAGGGATGCTGTTACACATATAGG gAGGGTTTACAAGGAAAGATTAGGACTTCCTCCCAAAGTAGTCCTTGGTTATCAGTCCCATGCAGACACAGCTACTAAAAGCGGCTCCACCACTAAAAACAGATTTGTTGTTTGA